One segment of Polaribacter huanghezhanensis DNA contains the following:
- a CDS encoding RsmB/NOP family class I SAM-dependent RNA methyltransferase, protein MRLHRNLTYAVIDSLRDVFNEGEYAGKAVEKALKRDKRWGSRDRKFVAETIYEIVRWKRLYAEIAEVKEPFDRPNLWRLFTVWCVLKGIPLPDWNQIEETPTRRIKGKFDELSKIRKYRESIPDWMDEICVKELGEKLWTKEMAALNIQADVVLRVNTLNITKEKLQKELEQESIFTETLPNHPDALKLVERANVFKTDAFKKGYFEVQDASSQLVATYLDVQPGMKVIDTCAGAGGKTLHLSALMQNKGQIIAMDIYESKLRKLKVRAKRNKAHNIDLKEINSTKVIKKLHNKADRVLIDAPCSGLGVLRRNPDSKWKLQPEFIDNIKKTQQEVLQNYSKMVKPGGKLVYATCSVLPSENQDQVKQFLKSENGKEFTFIKDHKILASESGYDGFYMALLQKNMVS, encoded by the coding sequence ATGAGACTACACAGAAATTTAACATATGCGGTAATCGATAGCTTACGCGATGTTTTTAATGAAGGAGAATATGCTGGTAAAGCAGTAGAAAAGGCATTAAAAAGAGACAAACGTTGGGGAAGCAGAGACCGTAAGTTTGTTGCAGAAACCATTTACGAAATTGTTAGATGGAAACGTTTATACGCAGAAATTGCAGAAGTAAAAGAACCTTTTGATAGACCAAATTTATGGAGGTTGTTTACCGTTTGGTGCGTTTTAAAAGGAATACCACTACCTGATTGGAATCAAATTGAAGAAACTCCAACTAGAAGAATCAAAGGAAAATTTGATGAACTTTCTAAAATAAGAAAATACAGAGAATCTATTCCAGATTGGATGGACGAAATCTGTGTAAAAGAATTAGGTGAAAAATTGTGGACCAAAGAAATGGCGGCACTTAACATACAAGCAGATGTTGTTTTAAGAGTAAATACCTTAAACATTACCAAAGAAAAACTGCAAAAAGAATTAGAACAAGAAAGTATTTTTACAGAAACACTTCCAAATCATCCAGATGCGTTAAAATTGGTAGAAAGAGCAAATGTTTTTAAAACCGATGCCTTTAAAAAAGGCTATTTCGAAGTACAAGACGCCTCTTCTCAATTAGTTGCTACCTATTTAGATGTACAACCAGGAATGAAAGTGATTGATACTTGTGCTGGCGCAGGCGGAAAAACATTGCATTTATCAGCATTAATGCAAAACAAAGGGCAAATTATTGCGATGGATATTTACGAAAGTAAATTGCGTAAATTAAAAGTAAGAGCAAAAAGAAATAAGGCACACAACATCGATTTAAAAGAAATAAACTCTACTAAAGTAATTAAGAAGTTACACAACAAAGCAGACAGAGTTTTAATTGATGCGCCGTGTTCTGGCTTAGGTGTTCTACGTAGAAATCCAGATTCTAAATGGAAATTACAACCAGAATTTATAGATAATATTAAAAAAACGCAACAAGAGGTTTTACAAAACTATTCTAAAATGGTAAAACCTGGCGGTAAGCTAGTGTATGCTACCTGTTCGGTGCTTCCATCTGAAAATCAAGATCAGGTAAAACAATTTTTAAAATCTGAAAACGGAAAAGAATTTACTTTTATTAAAGACCATAAAATTTTAGCGTCAGAATCTGGTTATGATGGATTTTATATGGCTTTGTTACAAAAAAATATGGTTTCATAA
- a CDS encoding endonuclease, translating into MEKKLIFFYFLLFISFISFAQEGYYNDVDLTLTGIQLKNALATKITTTHTNKLSYTPGVWEASKITDANPNNSSEVILIYGWENGTDGDITNDRFRINTLQDTGSGTAFVWNREHVFPKSLANPSLSTKDPGPGTDAHNLRPTDRETNSERSNKKFAVGSGNSGNVTGGWYPGDEWKGDVARIIMYMYVRYNGNGSSISQTNCLPTNVGVGSNTSTGDDMIDLFLLWNAEDPVSDIEKVRNTYHENTSNQYAQGNRNPFIDNPYLATRIWGGTPAEDRWNYYTLSVEKIDNGLFKLYPNPSNGSYLNIVNPSSVKINKIKIYTINGKEIKSISNPTSTINLNGIYNGLYVIKLISDKGTSIQKFIKN; encoded by the coding sequence ATGGAAAAAAAATTAATCTTTTTTTATTTCCTATTATTTATATCGTTCATCTCTTTTGCACAAGAGGGTTATTATAACGATGTAGATTTAACACTTACTGGAATTCAATTAAAGAATGCTTTAGCAACCAAAATTACTACTACACACACAAACAAACTGTCATATACTCCTGGAGTATGGGAGGCAAGTAAAATTACAGATGCAAATCCTAATAATAGTAGTGAAGTTATACTGATTTATGGTTGGGAAAATGGTACTGACGGAGACATTACCAATGATAGATTTAGAATTAACACATTACAAGATACTGGAAGTGGAACAGCATTTGTTTGGAATAGAGAACATGTTTTTCCAAAATCATTAGCAAATCCTTCATTGAGTACAAAAGACCCAGGTCCAGGAACAGATGCACACAATTTAAGACCAACAGATAGAGAAACCAACAGCGAAAGATCTAACAAAAAATTTGCTGTTGGTTCTGGAAATTCGGGTAATGTAACTGGTGGATGGTATCCAGGAGATGAATGGAAAGGAGATGTTGCCAGAATTATCATGTATATGTATGTACGTTATAATGGTAATGGGTCAAGTATTTCTCAAACTAATTGTTTACCAACAAATGTTGGAGTTGGTAGTAATACATCTACAGGTGATGATATGATTGATTTGTTTTTACTATGGAATGCTGAAGACCCAGTTTCTGATATTGAAAAAGTAAGAAATACATATCATGAAAACACTTCGAATCAATATGCGCAAGGAAATAGAAATCCATTTATAGATAACCCTTATTTAGCAACCAGAATTTGGGGAGGAACTCCTGCTGAAGATAGATGGAATTATTATACTTTAAGTGTAGAGAAAATTGACAATGGTTTGTTTAAATTATATCCAAACCCTTCAAACGGTTCTTACTTAAACATTGTAAATCCTTCTTCTGTTAAAATAAACAAAATAAAGATTTATACGATCAACGGAAAAGAAATAAAATCTATTTCAAATCCAACATCAACAATTAATCTAAACGGTATTTACAACGGTTTGTACGTTATCAAATTAATATCTGATAAAGGCACAAGCATACAGAAATTCATAAAAAACTAA